AGAAGGCTCCTGAGGATCTCAGTTCCTTCAAACCACAGACTTCTATACATTGTCTAAACTCTCTAGTTTCAACCATAGTTACCTTGCTTCCAATTCTTTCATCCCTGCTTAAAACACAGTTAAAGTCTCCCATTACAGCACATGGTCCATCCAATTTGACCCTTATTTGTTTGATGTTATCCCATAGTCTCCTCCTTGCTGCTTGTTCATTGAAGCCATATACCATAGTAACATTAAAACTCAGTCGATTCCCTCTGTGCTTTACTGTGTTGTGAATCATTTGTTCAGTGACTTCTTTGATATCCACCTCATATAGCTGAGGTTTCCATACCATCCAAATCCTACCTCCTAGATGTTTGTCTAGATTTATTATAAACGACCAGCCTTGACAAAGATAAAAAGAAGCTTTATATGCCTTAGCTCTTTTTATCTTTGTTTCCAAAAACCCAAACACGCCAACTCTCAAATAGTGGATAAACAGATTCAATTCTTTCTGTTTATCTAGCTTGTTTAGGCCTCTGGCATTCCAAAAACCAATGCTATCCATTGCGGTTGGGGAGTCCCCCACCCTTCCCATGTCCAGGACATCCCTCAGCTTCACATTCTCCAGGGCAGGAAGGTTTAGCTATCCCTTCATTCCTGTTGCTTTGTCCACCTAATGCTGCAAATGAGTTTCCTATATTAATTGAGGTTCTCTGATCACTATCCCTCTCCTTGCATAACCTCTTCTGTAGTTAATGTTATCCTGTCTTTGCTTTCCTATCACTTGCTTCCCTGCCCTTTGTTGAAACCTCTCTTCAACATCTATACCTTTGTCAACTTCTTTGGTAGCTTCTAGTTGTTCATCTTTGTTAGTCTTCTCTATTCCCTGTTGTTCTTCTTCCTTCCTTTCTTGAGCTTTATTACTTATCTCTTCCTTTATATATTTCCTGCATTCCTTCAGTTCATGTCCATAATTTTTGCATTTAGTACATAGTATTGGCTTCCATTCAAACTCCACCTATTGTTCCACAATGTGGCCATGCTCGTTTTCAAACATTACGGTATCTGGGAATACCTTATTGATTGGTACTTCCACCAGTATTCTAGCATATGTCATTCTCTCCTTCATAGTAGTTGTTTTGTCTACTTTCAATGGGTTCCCTACCAGTCCCGCTATTTTTGCTAAAGCCTGCTTTCCCTAGTATTTCACATTCAGCCCTAGTAGTCTGATCCATACTGGTACGTTATCCATTATCTCCTTCTTCATTTCTCTATCCGGCTGCCATGGTTCGACTATTACTGGCTTTCTTTCAAACATCTGGACTCCTTCTTCTACTACTTTAGTTATGCTTTCTGTTGTATGGAATCTGACTAGAAATACACCTCTTTGTACTTGTGC
The Nicotiana sylvestris chromosome 11, ASM39365v2, whole genome shotgun sequence DNA segment above includes these coding regions:
- the LOC138881794 gene encoding uncharacterized protein, which codes for MDSIGFWNARGLNKLDKQKELNLFIHYLRVGVFGFLETKIKRAKAYKASFYLCQGWSFIINLDKHLGGRIWMVWKPQLYEVDIKEVTEQMIHNTVKHRGNRLSFNVTMVYGFNEQAARRRLWDNIKQIRVKLDGPCAVMGDFNCVLSRDERIGSKVTMVETREFRQCIEVCGLKELRSSGAFFTWNNKQGGDSRVYSMIDRVLVNTE